Proteins found in one Mytilus edulis chromosome 2, xbMytEdul2.2, whole genome shotgun sequence genomic segment:
- the LOC139513277 gene encoding homeobox protein OTX1 B-like, with amino-acid sequence MDAHTSTTLEALERTAAWVQQVQSRVEEMKNSPSSSALESTVEEMNIVDEEDVKMEPCEKDDNSLTDHHDEALKMAQTFPPYIPKGKNGKAINYSHIDVKQTVKDFKEALEKFGISQRFACTHIMENTSQGNLSFLLDKGKNKLWSEISPRGRIPYIRMRRWLDSPEEQKATMDLLHKSKDYKKGTRISGDTVLTKREKFSVFQLLVLCRVFEEDNNPSLSTRALLADKLEAPLERITIWFQNQRARGFPAKKFLKESNMGKDPVDIQSFSGLSPKKDHGMRKSNTPLSNGPSSSNSNSQLTPQQVESNKQSVPLSQEHEAHIQSCISSVLGSSIGQNLPTTSSSQMSTAQMPPFPFPLQLLSMAQQPVKSEQSALSLAMTTGQTYSPFLGFPPSIFTSAQTNVPQNTVTDADALNLMRTCRPMTIKQEPRDPSPFPGNSD; translated from the exons ATGGATGCTCACACATCGACCACATTAGAAGCTTTAGAAAGAACAGCAGCTTGGGTACAGCAAGTTCAGAGTAGAGTCgaggaaatgaaaaattcaccGAGCAGCTCTGCCCTG GAGAGTACAGTGGAGGAAATGAACATTGTTGATGAGGAGGATGTTAAAATGGAACCATGTGAAAAAGATGATAATAGTTTGACTGACCATCATGATGAAGCTCTCAAGATGGCACAAACTTTTCCTCCTTATATACCAAAGGGCAAGAATGGAAAAGCCATTAATTAT tCTCACATTGATGTCAAACAGACTGTTAAAGACTTTAAAGAAGCTTTGGAAAAGTTTGGTATTTCACAAAGGTTTGCCTGTACACATATCATGGAAAACACAAGTCAAGGCAATCTCAGTTTCTTATTGGATAAAGGAAAGAATAAACTTTGGTCAGAGATCAGCCCAAGGGGAAGAATACCTTACATTAGAATGAGGCGTTGGTTGGATAGCCCAGAGGAACAAAAAGCCACAATGGATTTATTACACAAGTCAAAAG aTTACAAGAAAGGAACTAGAATTAGTGGTGATACTGTATTGACCAAGAGAGAGAAGTTTTCTGTGTTTCAATTATTAGTGCTATGTAGAGTGTTTGAGGAAGATAATAATCCTAGTCTATCAACACGAGCTCTCCTTGCAGATAAACTAGAAGCTCCATTAGAGCGCATAACAATCTGGTTCCAAAACCAACGTGCAAGAGGTTTTCCAGCTAAAAAATTTCTAAAGGAGTCTAATATGGGTAAAGATCCTGTTGATATTCAGTCATTTTCAGGGTTATCTCCCAAAAAAGACCATGGAATGAGAAAGTCAAACACACCCTTATCTAATGGACCGTCAAGTAGCAATTCAAATTCACAGTTAACACCTCAGCAAGTGGAATCAAACAAACAATCAGTTCCTCTATCCCAGGAACATGAGGCACATATACAATCATGTATAAGTTCTGTTTTAGGATCATCAATTGGTCAGAACTTGCCTACTACGTCGAGTTCTCAAATGAGCACTGCCCAGATGCCACCATTTCCGTTTCCGCTTCAACTTTTAAGTATGGCACAACAGCCAGTCAAATCTGAACAGTCGGCATTATCATTAGCAATGACAACAGGACAAACTTATTCACCTTTCTTGGGATTTCCTCCGAGTATTTTTACATCAGCACAAACAAATGTTCCACAAAATACAGTTACCGATGCtgatgctttgaacttaatgagaACGTGTCGTCCAATGACTATCAAACAGGAACCCCGTGACCCATCACCTTTTCCTGGAAATTCAGACTGA